In Syngnathus scovelli strain Florida chromosome 10, RoL_Ssco_1.2, whole genome shotgun sequence, the following are encoded in one genomic region:
- the zgc:85936 gene encoding ankyrin repeat and LEM domain-containing protein 1 codes for MDRKKRSLESQLCAAVNNGEPRSVQLLLSQGAIPDLVGSKGVAAIHLAVGKETEKNMRCLKLLLQHGADPNVKSSDGLTPLHVAAIWGCYQNLKLLLKNGGNPNVKDNEGNTPMRLAELEENGRCAQLLEDYLSNYVGTEEDDLPQFKYAVYSDHTDTSGYPESGYSFTSQSSLISDLGEAPLSSTRRSSFFNRSNINGRTVCKAITYNRLFDGDAEMQHNPNSSTFWESEGASFLSSTRISTVEPAIPFPKEKDLFAATDVLSSEGDVQIRDGQITTAKLNTPPTFLSRRANRKSVSFCDVDEYFPVFSPQSPIKMTAVDGTPGNGSTSFNLSEYSGFLDSERLATLLPQQGIDVTSPDHVIVFCRESSESTSEELEKTVISHCSSEDDDKKGDEGVNDALGTKEEQTANPSGPSSSSGGSSSYSSCESDHYTSALDFAVQPNQLSLSEQTTKYPEGDVPQVQHKPQVDKHSLIGDNHVITSVVKACIDPAILTSSQANDLLDDIQSDNASGSKETFTPSPFVTGRTQSRQSRCSLRESRTPESFFSTSCLFEDIFPKPVRTRRTTPRSQENNYSSPRTPCFISSNSENNTRSDSLPGGYSDTQSSTRAGSCESSSQADTLSLPQNTNGTFVESQTLCDTVLLEENHESSADCYERNLAEVIQALQEGEVGLVEGRDFLTDDVTSPDEAITTANDISEVPCRQQEDAWFTEDTSCHAGSASSSSSSSYFSPRKSRENPELPCTPGTGCTPRYNMSLLSTHHRSQHLANLSYTPGGRPHIENADEPVEYLYIDTEQGHKLIEAHIPPTANTSRSSNLSTTSSEETILYDWRSMQTNLQDCKENQKPPESPNDKKANNVSSRLVEGLTDKELRRRLIEMGVSPGPISRRTRPVYVQRLCRLLQELNSKPSQQQDQEEQPQTAHFGYSAELNLALRTFKMPDCHDNEQALCQQFDQPDQNRKWREGNIKSSFNYLLLDPRVTQNLPFRSHGMTLQDCFQTFVNAIFYVGKGKRSRPYSHLYEALDYYKGDKTSKKLCPKVQQILQIWNAKQGVISLHCFQNVIPVEAYTREACMVEAMGLKMLTNLKRGDFYGVVSNWQLKKKRELGVHLLYRALQIFLAEGERQLRPADIRQ; via the exons ATGGATCGGAAGAAGAGGAGCCTGGAAAGTCAActgtgtgcagcagtgaacaatGGAGAACCAAG ATCTGTGCAGCTACTTCTATCCCAGGGTGCAATCCCTGACCTGGTGGGGAGTAAGGGGGTGGCCGCCATACATTTGGCTGTTGGGAAAGAAACTGAAAAGAACATGCGATGCTTAAAACTGCTCCTGCAACACGGTGCTGACCCGAATGTTAA atCATCTGACGGCCTAACTCCTCTTCACGTCGCTGCAATTTGGGGATGCTATCAAAATCTGAAGTTGCTTTTGAAGAATGGTGGGAACCCCAACGTAAAAGATAAC GAAGGAAATACACCGATGCGCCTTGCAGAACTAGAAGAAAACGGAAGATGTGCTCAGCTTTTAGAGGACTACCTGTCCAATTATGTGGGCACAGAAGAGGACGACCTGCCTCAATTCAAATACG CGGTTTATTCCGACCACACAGACACATCTGGCTATCCTGAATCTGGCTACAGCTTCACTTCTCAATCGTCTCTAATAAGCGATCTTGGTGAAGCCCCTTTGAGCAGCACAAGACGGTCATCATTTTTTAACCGCTCAAACATAAATGGAAGGACAGTTTGTAAAGCAATAACGTATAACAGACTTTTTGATGGCGACGCTGAAATGCAACATAATCCGAACTCCAGCACATTCTGGGAATCTGAAGGTGCCTCCTTTTTATCAAGCACTCGGATATCTACAGTGGAACCCGCAATACCATTTCCAAAGGAGAAAGATTTGTTTGCTGCTACTGATGTGCTTTCGTCAGAGGgagatgtacaaattagagatgGACAAATTACTACTGCTAAACTCAACACACCTCCCACATTTCTGTCCAGACGAGCGAACCGTAAAAGCGTCAGCTTCTGTGACGTCGACGAATATTTTCCTGTTTTCAGCCCTCAATCTCCGATAAAAATGACGGCTGTTGATGGTACACCGGGTAACGGCAGCACATCTTTCAACCTTTCTGAGTATTCTGGTTTCCTGGATTCAGAACGTTTGGCAACACTTCTTCCGCAGCAAGGCATAGATGTCACCTCACCAGACCATGTCATTGTTTTCTGTCGGGAAAGTAGTGAAAGCACAAGCGAAGAGTTGGAGAAAACAGTCATCAGTCACTGTAGTTCAGAAGATGATGATAAGAAGGGGGATGAGGGTGTAAATGACGCTTTAGGTACTAAAGAAGAACAGACAGCAAATCCAAGTGGGCCCAGCAGTAGCAGTGGAGGCAGCAGCAGTTATAGTAGTTGTGAGAGTGACCATTACACCAGTGCACTGGATTTTGCCGTACAACCTAACCAGCTATCTCTATCCGAACAAACTACCAAATACCCTGAGGGAGATGTCCCACAAGTTCAACATAAACCTCAAGTTGATAAACATAGCTTGATTGGGGATAATCATGTAATCACGAGTGTGGTTAAGGCTTGCATCGATCCTGCTATACTTACTTCAAGCCAGGCGAACGACCTGTTGGATGACATTCAGTCAGATAATGCATCTGGAAGCAAAGAAACATTTACACCAAGTCCATTTGTAACAGGCCGAACGCAGTCGAGGCAGAGTCGCTGCTCACTTAGAGAGAGCAGAACCCCTGAGAGCTTCTTTTCCACTTCTTGCCTATTTGAGGACATTTTTCCTAAACCAGTGCGAACTCGGCGCACAACTCCCAGATCGCAGGAAAACAACTACAGTTCACCACGTACTCCATGCTTCATATCGTCCAATTCAGAGAATAACACAAGATCCGACTCCTTGCCCGGAGGGTACTCAGACACTCAGTCCAGCACCAGAGCAGGTTCATGTGAGAGCTCAAGCCAGGCTGATACCCTCAGCCTTCCCCAAAACACCAATGGCACATTTGTTGAGTCACAGACTCTTTGTGACACTGTTCTGTTAGAAGAAAATCATGAATCGTCAGCGGATTGCTATGAAAGAAATCTCGCAGAGGTTATCCAGGCCCTTCAAGAAGGAGAGGTTGGGCTTGTCGAAGGTAGGGATTTTTTGACAGATGATGTGACAAGTCCAGATGAGGCAATAACCACGGCAAATGATATTTCTGAAGTACCTTGCCGACAACAGGAAGATGCCTGGTTCACGGAGGACACTAGCTGTCATGCAGGGTCTGCCTCGTCATCATCCAGCTCTAGCTATTTTTCTCCAAGGAAGTCAAGAGAAAACCCAGAACTTCCATGTACTCCAGGAACCGGATGCACTCCCAGATACAACATGAGTCTGCTCTCAACTCACCACCGGTCACAGCACCTGGCCAACCTGTCTTACACTCCCGGGGGACGTCCACACATTGAAAACGCAGATGAACCAGTGGAGTACCTTTACATTGATACGGAGCAGGGTCACAAACTGATTGAGGCCCACATTCCACCTACGGCTAATACCTCACGCAGCTCCAACTTGAGTACCACTAGCAGTGAAGAGACCATCCTCTATGACTGGCGCTCCATGCAGACAAATTTAcaagactgcaaagaaaaccagaagccaccaGAAAGCCCCAATGACAAGAAGGCTAACAATGTTTCGAGTAGATTGGTCGAAGGACTGACGGATAAGGAGCTCAGACGGAGGCTCATCGAGATGGGGGTGAGTCCGGGCCCCATAAGTCGTCGAACCAGGCCAGTCTACGTTCAAAGGCTTTGCCGCCTGTTGCAGGAGTTGAACTCCAAACCATCACAGCAACAAGATCAAGAAGAACAGCCACAAACAG CACATTTCGGTTATAGCGCAGAACTAAATTTAGCCCTGCGGACTTTCAAGATGCCTGACTGTCATGATAACGAACAAGCCTTGTGCCAACAATTTGATCAACCAGATCAGAACAGAAAGTGGAGAGAGGGCAATATCAAGTCCAGCTTTAACTACCTGCTGCTTGACCCAAG AGTCACACAAAATCTCCCATTCCGGAGTCACGGCATGACCCTACAGGATTGTTTTCAGACATTTGTCAATGCCATTTTTTATGTCGGCAAAGGAAAACGCTCGCGCCCCTACAGTCATCTCTATGAGGCCTTGGACTACTACAAAGGCGATAAGACCTCAAAA AAACTTTGCCCCAAAGTCCAGCAAATACTTCAAATATGGAACGCCAAGCAGGGGGTCATCTCACTGCATTGTTTCCAGAACGTTATTCCAGTGGAGGCCTACACAAGAGAGGCCTGCATGGTAGAGGCCATGG GGTTGAAGATGCTCACAAACCTGAAGCGTGGGGATTTTTACGGTGTGGTTTCAAACTGGCAGCTGAAGAAAAAGCGTGAGCTGGGTGTCCACCTGCTTTACAGGGCCCTGCAGATATTTCTGGCAGAAGGTGAGCGACAGCTCAGGCCAGCAGATATAAGACAGTAA